The nucleotide sequence acgtcaaccccggtataccacatcgatccaattcactctattccttgccctcctttcaccctcctgcatgttcaggccccgatcacacaaaatctttttcactccctctttccacctccaatttggtctcccacttctcctcgttccctccacctccgacacatatatcctcttggtcaatctttcctcactcattctctccatgtgcccaaaccatttcaaaacaccctcttctgctctctcaaccatgctctttttatttccacacatctctcttacccttacgttactaactcgatcaaaccacctcacaccacacattgtcctcaaacatctcatttccagcacatccatcctcctgcgcacaactctatccatagcccacgcctcacaaccatacaacattgttggaaccactattccttcaaatatacccatttttgctttccgagataatgttctcgacttccacacattcttcaaggctcccaggattttcgccccctcccccaccctatgatccacttccgcttccatggttccatccgctgccagatccactcccagatatctaaaacactttacttcctccagtttttctcgattcaaacttacctcctaattgacttgaccctcaaccctactgtacctaattaccttgctcttattcacatttactcttaactttcttctttcacacactttaccaaactcagtcaccagcttctgcagtttctcacatgaatcagccaccagcgctgtatcatcagcgaacaacaactgactcacttcccaagctctctcatccccaacagacttcatacttgcccctctttccaaaactcttgcattcacctccctaacaaccccatccataaacaaattaaacaaccatggagacatcacacacccctgccgcaaacctacattcactgagaaccaatcactttcctctcttcctacacgtacacatgccttacatcctcgataaaaacttttcactgcttctaacaacttgcctcccacaccatatattcttaataccttccacagagcatctctatcaactctatcatatgccttctccagatccataaatgctacatacaaatccatttgcttttctaagtatttctcacatacattcttcaaagcaaacacctgatccacacatcctctaccacttctgaaaccacactgctcttccccaatctgatgctctgtacatgccttcaccctctcaatcaataccctcctatataatttaccaggaatactcaacaaacttatacatctgtaatttgagcactcactcttatcccctttgcctttgtacaatggcactatgcacgcattccgccaatcctcaggcacctcaccatgagtcatacatacattaaataaccttaccaaccagtcaataatacagtcacccccttttttaataaattccactgcaataccatccaaacctgctgccttgccggctttcatcttccgcaaagcttttactacctcttctctgtttaccaaatcattttccctaaccctctcactttgcacaccacctcgaccaaaacaccctatatctgccactctatcatcaaacacattcaacaaaccttcaaaatactcactccatctccttctcacatcaccactacttgttatcacctccccatttgcgccctccactgaagttcccatttgctcccttgtcttacgcactttatttacctccttccagaacacctttttattctccctaaaatttaatgatactctctcaccccaactctcatttgccctctttttcacctcttgcacctttctcttgacctcctgtctctttcttttatacatctcccactcaattgcattttttccctgcaaaaatcgtccaaatgcctctctcttctctttcactaataatcttacttcttcatcccaccactcactaccctttctaatcaacccacctcccactcttctcatgccacaagcatcttttgcgcaatccatcactgattccctaaatacatcccattcctcccccactccccttacttccattgttctcacctttttccattctgtactcagtctctcctggtacttcctcacacaagtatccttcccaagctcacttactctcaccaccctcttcaccccaacattcactcttcttttctgaaaacccatacaaatcttcaccttagcctccacaagataatgatcagacatccctccagttgcacctctcagcacattaacatccaaaagtctctctttcgcgcacctgtcaattaacacgtaatccaataacgctctctggccatctctcctacttacatacgtatacttatgtatatctcgctttttaaaccaggtattcccaatcaccagtcctttttcagcacataaatctacaagctcttcaccatttccatttacaacactgaacaccccatgtataccagttattccctcaactgccacattactcacctttgcattcaaatcacccatcactgtaacccggtctcgtgcatcaaaaccactaacacactcattcagctgctcccaaaacacttgcctctcatgatctttcttctcatgcccaggtgcatatgcaccaataatcacccatctctctccatcaactttcagttttacccatatcaatcgagaatttactttcttacattctatcacatactcccacaactcctgtttcaggagtactgctactccttcccttgctcttgtcctctcactaacccctgactttactcccaagacattcctaaaccattcttcccctttacccttgagcttcgtttcactcagagccaaaacatccaggttcctttcctcaagcatactacctatctctccttttttcacatcttatatatatatatatatatatatatatatatatatatatatatatatatatatatatatacactcataggATTTACCGGTCTTTGCCAGCAGGAGATTacattgcaagtgaaaagtcacctttggtgaggctgtatcaataGTAGCTCAGTCTCATCCAAGAACTTTGCACTCCATAGGAGTTCACAATTCCCTGTTATGGGAAGCAGTGCAAACCATTAGctacaggagcctctggaaaaatCCTGGGTAACACAGGACTCTTTCCAAGAAATTAGTCTAGAGATAATtttaataaatcaataaataaatgcaGGGTTTGATTTGTGAATTAAGTTTGATATTCTTGCAGCCTGAACCTCGACCCGTACCAGCGGCACAGTCTGTGGCTGTGTGTCATCCTGGGTTTCTTCTTCACCCTGGGCACCTATGGAGTCAACCAGAGCCAGACACAGAGGTACTTCAGCACAGGCTCCGTCACCCAAGCACAGTGGTGAGTGCTCACTTTTAATATGCTTAGCTGTTctcacattttctttacttttgtttGGCTGTTAGTGTAGACCAAGTCTTGCCATTAAACTTATACCCTCTAGGTGCTTGGTATTTGACCTGACATAATAAGGTCTGGACAAAAGCAGTGCCATCTTACCCAGgtcatatcattgtgttcaaaATGTCACTGGCAGAAAGTACTAGTTTCTCCACTGTGAATGCATCCAGAATCCCTCAGAGAACATGATCCACCTATCACCCATACAGGGTACTCTACTATGCTGCCATGGGTATGGTATTCCTGCGTGCCCTAATTCACCTCTCTGGTCTGGTCATCTACGCTCACTTCAAGGACTGTGATCCTCTCACCGCCCCGAACAGCATCCCTGATCCATCGACTGTGGTGGTCAAGTATGTCCTTCAGATTCTAACACAGATCCCAGGCCTGACTGGCTTGTTTGTAGCAGCCGTGTATGCTGCTGTTCTTAGGTAAGTCCAAAGTCTCTCATGGTCTCACTGTTTCTTAATTGACATTTGTTGTGTAAAACACAATAAAGTCTTGTCCAACCATTGTGATGTAAAAGTCATGTCCAGCTTTTgtggtgaggtagcaccaagaacaaagaaatgacaacatttgctcacatacactcactaactgtcatgtaaaatgtattgaaaccagagtttcttatccacaaccaggcccaacagactaaTATTCAGGCTTTCagcataagccatacatacattaaaaaaatcttagctaaccagtcagcaacacaatcaccccctttcttaaaaataTTAACTGTAATCCCATTCACtttcccacatttcatcttacaaaaggctttcaccacctcttctcttttcatcatacTGAttgccatgattctctcactttgcatatatccatgtccaaaacattccacatctgccaccttattgCTGAATACAtttaaaaatccttcaaaataattaCTCCATCTCTTGGCCTCATATTTGCCTGTTATCAAtttccatttgccccttcacgtttgttcccatttattttcatgttttcttacactattaacctccttccaaataaTTTCCTTAATTCTCCCTGAAGTGTGCTGATACTGTTTCACCCTATCTCCCATTTCCCTGAAGTGTGCTGATACTGTTTCACCCTATCTcccatttgccatttttttcaactCCTGGACCTTCCTGTTGCCCACCTGCTGTTTTCTCGTACATCACTctgtcacttgcactccttccgtgCAAATAACacccatatatctcttttttttatcactaGCAACTGAACTTCCTCATACCACCACTCTCTGCCCATTCCCATTCGCCCACATTCTGTATGccacacacatctttctcacatataagcactgcttccctcaataccttccattcctcactcacccttaACTTCCTTttacctcaccttttgccattgttcactcagtctttcctggtatctcttcacactgACATTCATTAAACTTTCTTGTTCACATTTTCTCAATAAATTTACTGATTTTCATAGTGCTAGAAAATATGTTTTAGATCCTCAAATGctttatctttaatttctgaCTAAATTATGCAAGATCAAAATATCTTGAGTTTTGTTCAGACCAAATTATCTTGAGATCTACTCATGTTCACAGCAGAACTTATAATATAGGGTCAAAGTGACTTGACCAAAAGATAACTTGTTTTATACAACATTAATAGAGTATTTGATAGTAGTTTGACGTCAATGCCCAGTGTCTTGGGAGAGAAATCATCAACCCTTTTGTTACAACAGTTCGATATCAACTCAGCTCAACTCTATGACGGCTCTCCTGTGGGAAGACTTCCTGAAGGTCTTGCCAGTCTTCAAAAACTGGAGTGAAGTCAAAGTCGGTGGGCTCCAGAAGGTTTTAGGTGAGAAGTTTGTTCTGAAGGCTTATTATGCTCATGTTAACATTTGATTGTCAGTATGTAAATAAATGATTGTCTGTATACACTAGCATAAGAAATGCAAACAGCTAGATGCTATCTTAGTTACATACTGTGGAATGTTGTGTAACATATACATCATATTTACTGGCAGTGTTTGCTGCGGGTGTGTTGGGCATTGTCCTGGGTCTGGCTGTGTCACAACTAGGATGGTCTTTCCTGAGAGCACTCTTTGCAATCAACGGTGCCCTCTCTGGCCCGCTCATTGGCCTGTTTCTCACAGCTGTCTACCTTCCGTGGGTCAACATAAAGGTAATTACTAATCTTCCTTGAACTAACTTCAGTTTTTAAGTAGAGCCtgtatcttttccagtaccttctTTAGAAGTGCTAATAACTCTGTCCCCAGATCCACTATTAATCCCACTCTGCACATCTTTGATTACTTTACATGATCAGTATTCTTCAAATTTAATAATGGTTACTACAAATACAAAACTATCATAGTCACCTTAGGACTGATCTCCAGTATATTTGTTATCTCATGATGAGTTACTTCACTGCATGTATTACATATTTGATGTTgaggagagaaggatttccagccctctggcCCCATCCCTCAGTTGCCACgtatgacatgcaggagatatgtgggcagtattcttattcccctatccccagggattgcagggggctagaaatcctctgctcctgttttactttccaaaagagggaacagagaagggggccaagtgaagatttttttccctcttaggctcagtcatctcttcttgatgttacctcacaaatgcaggaaatgatgaatatgtggggagggggggttatatatatgtgtgtgtatgtgtgttaccaGACCGTGCATacgctgtgagtgaaaagtcaccattggcaAGGCTGTACCATTGGGGTACAGTTTTGTCCATGGGCTTCTCATTTCAAGggaatctacatttccttgcttccggaagtagcacagccttgggcttcagaagcctttagaaagttcCTGGATAACACtaggattctttcatagaaataggTCCTGGGGTAACTATAAACAGATAAATTAACATAAGCATTCATAATACACCCATTTCAGGGAGCCTCTACTGGTTTTGTTGTATCCATCTTCCTCAACCTGTGGCTTGCCTTTGGTCAACTTACTCAGCCAAAGGCACCATTTTTGCCACTTTCTCGTGACAACTGCACGACACCTGATCCTGTCATCGTGACAACAGCTGAACCTCTCAAtataaccaccatcattacacCTACCAACCAGACCACATTGGCACCAGAAACGACAGTTTCAGATGAAGAGATGTAAGTATATTTTTCATGGTTAAGGTTGAATTTTCATTTCTAAAATAATCATCAAGGGTGGTGTAGGGTTTATGTATGAtactgagaaaaactggaaaatatGGTTCCAGAAGAGGATTGTAGAAGAAGGTTAACTCTATCTGCACGATAATACGATTCTAGAGTAGATTGTTATTACCCCCTGAATGTGACTTTGAAACCCTAAGATATTGTGACTTTGACTATGACCTTATCCTCATCGATCAGGGCAAAGCTCAGGTCATCATATCCAGCAGCTGCACTATTGTGTTCAAgtaaaaaataaatctttaacaCCATTTCCCTTAATAATCCATCTTTTTTACATCTAACACAGGATGCACCCAATCTACAGCTTGTCGTACTGTCTCAACTCCCTCTGGGGAACACTCTTTTgtatcattgttgccatcatcGTCACAGCTGTTACAGGTATGTCTTCAAAACTTCCCCATGTACATTAAAGCTGTCATTATACATCCTACACTCAGACTATTCCCACACCCTATATTAAACTATAACTAGACACAGACTGTTTGACACCATATATTAAGCTGCCACTACATACCCTGCATACAGGCTGTTCTCGTATCTTAAATAAAACCATAAACCCAAGTTTTAACTAGCACCATGAACCCTCTACAAAGACTATTCTTTCACCTTACATTACACTGTCAGGATGAACCTCAAATTCAATTGTCACCATACACTCTACATATTGTCTGACATCCTAACATTAATGTGTTATCTCATACTCTGTTTACAGACTTCTTCCACATCCAAGATTAAGCTGTCATCATACACCCCTACAGAAACTGCATGACAGCCTATATTAAGCTGTCATTGTACAACCAACACAGATTATCCAACTccatgggtatctggcttaggttgGGGTGTTCTTGTGTGCACACACATACTTAGGAGTAAAgatgtgatacatatatacaaggttaagagatggggcaagacAAGTGTAAAACCCTTTCTCCATAACAAACAAACAGTAAACCCTAGATTAAAGTGTCACTTCTCCCCTTAGATTAAGCTGCCTTGCACTGTCTTAGATTTAAGCATACCCTACATTGTCTTGTCACACACCATACTACCCTCATTGTTTGTTCCCAGTGTTGTCTTCCAAGACATCATTCTTTTTAACTCACACCAGTGAAAGCATATTCTCCAACTCAATACCTGTTCCACTGTGTTAATTCAGAATATTGTAGAGAACTATGCCAATCCCACAAACTAAAAGACTCAATCTTtcatcagtttcattttttcacaCTACATGCCAAGGTGACCCATGTGTGCTAGGATTCTTCCATGCACCTCAAAAAAATGCCATCAAAATATTTCGCAGACCTGTCCCTAGTATATCCATTGTCATCCAAACTGAAAATGACTAAGAGCTTTTTCTGTCTTAACACCCCCTGAGCATGACAGATAAACctgggtgatgatggctgtggtcATCATACCTACTGGTCATGCCTTTATATTCGAGAGATTAAGCTTTCATTTACTTTACCTTGTTTACATTACAGTATACACTAAatctccctccccctacctcatCATTTTTCCCACAGAATtcctattatcattacaattcatCATATTTTCCATGAGTAAAAGAAATATGACTTTATAGAGGCAGTACATCAATGAAATCAGATGTGATGGTTGTTTTGCTAACTATTAGTGAAATACGTACACCTGATTAAGCTGCTACAATTAACCATACAAGTAAATAGGACTAATATTAAGAGATAACTGGAAAGTAATCTGAACACCATGACTGCAGAATGTCTTACGCAATACATTTCTTACTTTCCTCCATGCACTTACACTACCATTTTTACTGTCTGCAGGCGCCAACACACCTGAGGATGTTGAGGAAAAGCTAATTGCACCAAAGTCATGGGTCCTGTTCCAACGATCACTCACCCTCCAAGCAAAAGAGTTTTTCCACAAAAAGGTACTTCGAAAACCATCCATTTcaagagaggaaaatgaggtgAAGGAGAGTGAACTTGACACTAAGGATCCACTCCAGGCACCTGTACCAAACAATAAGGATGATGTTGAGAGTAGAGGAGCTGTGTGAAAGTACTGAAATGGCATTGAACTATCCGAATATAAAGTGTCGTCTACAAGCACGTGTCCTCTGAAAGCAACAAAGCTGGTTGTGTAAAAAGAGGGTCTTGCTAAAGACATGTTTAAGAGATGTTTGCTATGAAACATTATCTGAAAAAAAAGGGGTATGTACAACCTTTGTGGAATATCAAAGTGTGGAAATGATAGACCTGAATGACAGTCATCATGGCTGAAGAACAACAGCTATATCCAAATATGAAGACTTTGTTCTCAGAACTAAATTCTACTTCAGATAATGAACTGTTATTGGTGTGGAGTACAAattccaactttttttttgttacactAGTTTCCATACAGAATTGCAACACTATTTATTTTTGATATTAGTATTTCTTCCAGTGTCATATTTATAGTTTTCAGGTActtatggtatacatatataacatacttCAAtgcaatataattttttttttcatacttgatcgccatttcccatgttatatATAATTACCCTAAGACCAATACCTTTGAAAGAGCCATGTTGTTTCTAAGGATCTCTTTCAGAGGCTTCTCCCACCCAAGGCTGTGCTAATTCCATTGGTAGGAAATGTGAACTTcttaggagtgagaagttctttgatagtgatacagcctcattaAAGTAGACTTTTCTTTCACGGTATAACCTTGATCAAGTGGAGTccaataacacatatacatatcctagGACCCCTTTACCAGGGAAttctgcagcccaagactgcacaGCATTCAGTAACAGGGACATGATGGACACCTTTAAAGCAAGTTCTTTGGAAAGACTACTGTTTTATCAAATGAAGATGGTATGGCCTTGCCAGCAGTAACTTTTTGCctacagtgtaacctcaagcagacaAGGTCTGGTTACACTTTTAACCCTGGACAGACATAATCCAGCTCACATCCTTCAGTCACCTTGAATGTATAATCATTCCCACTGAATAAAAACACCAGCCATTCTAGGAATCTCATATGATTTTCACTTCTAACACCAATAACAATGACACAAAAGAATGCACAAACTGAGTGCACTtggaacactaactggcaccaaatttgaaaaaaaaaaatatatatggtagCATCCTCTACACACAATTCATCCACTCTACTCTAAACTATGCCTTCACCAGCCTGGTTATCCTGTCTCAAAATTAACTATAGCAAAGCTGCAAATTACATAAAACAgagcacccagaacaatcactggtcgacagtgcaaggaaacaaaaatCCTCTCAGTATCATCCACTAACTGCCAACCACCCAGTAGAAAATAAAGCTGATACTCACCTCattcttcagcaacctctacttgTATATTATCCCATCCCAACATTTCTACAAACACCAATTCAGTACATCTTGGGACCCTTCATGCCCGTGAGGCAACTACCAcattgaagacactgaacacataCAGATAAGATGCTCCACATTCCCCCCTACATAGGAAAAGCACACATTGTCCCACTTCATGATCTATGGTcccgtccacatccaggccccacagacctttacatggtttaccccagacatttcacatgcactggttcagtctgGTGATagaacgtcaaccccagtataccacattattccaattcactctattccttgcatgactttcaccctcctgcatgttcaggccccaattgctcaaaatctttttcactatatccttccacttccaatctggtctcctgcttcttcttgttccctctacctccaacatatatcctctttatcaacctttccttattctctccatatgtcctaaccatttcagcatacgcctctcattacttaatcaaaccacatcacatactgtcctcaaatatttcatttatatgtatTACAATACATACTTGGTGCAATGTTTACCACAATACATATTAGCATTACCAAACTCTGCCTGTATATTGTTATGCTGTAAGTGAAAAGTTACTTTAGGAGGATGTATTATCATCAAAGGGGGTACAATCTCGTCAAGGAATTtctaactccaaaggagtcattcatTTTCTTGCTACCAACTGTAATGGTCTTGAAACTGCAAAGCCAGTACATGAGGTCCTTAGGTTATATATTATACAAAATGATATGTATTCAAACACCACTCTATATCTGCATATACTGTAGACCGTCATTAGAGAAACTACTCAGTCTGCTGTGCTAACATTAATACAGCTGAGTGATCAAAACCTTTTTATTCCTGTTATTTTGTTAAAAATTCAACTGTTGACACAAATCAAGCCTTTTGACAGTATTATGGAAGTAAAGCAAATTAAGATGATAAAAATCTTCATTCTATAATGCCTGAGATATGTGGCAACTTTCTGACTTCAAGATGCTACTAGATTTCCcgtgagaaatattttttttagattttgccTCCATTGGTTATAATGTTTTCATGTGGTGTTTTGTGGCATTCTTTTGCATGTAAAGATAGTTCAGGAGTGATTGCATCAAACATGCAGGGCTTTGAAAATGGCGGAGTTGATAACAATCCGTGGTATTCACAATTATGATCAAACATAGCTGTTCGTATTTTATCATGTCCTACTCCTAAAAAGCAACAATAAATGCTTAAGAAGATATAGGGGAAAGGTGAATGCCAAAAGACTTGACGGTTCAcaatgaggttatctgctagaggacagcaACAGCTGGCTTACTTGCTAATCATTATTGATTTTATATGAATTTATTCTCATATGTTCATCCGTCAAAAAGGAATCTATCTTTTTACAGCTAAAACCAAACTGTTTTAGGTAATTTTCATAATGCTGACCAAACTTCTGGGTGATTAAAGCATATTACAGGGATCATCCCTACTAGTTGCTAGTTCTCTATTTCTAATAGAACTATGCCAATTTCAACAGACTGTCAGAAGTTGCCCATGGTTGTAAGCCTGAAGATGTtttctccaagataacttttaCTGAAATAATAGTGATAATCAAATGTAAGAGGAATAATGATTCAATTCTCGGTCCACTTTAGATTAGTCATGTGTGAATGGTAGAGTTAGCTAATCATTTATGACTCCTAGTAGAAgtacatattttttatttttgtatcaaAGGTACTTATGATTAACTTTACAAGTATCCACTAGTCTTCTAAAATCTGTTTCACATGTTATGTACTGTACTTATATCTATCATGACTACTGATgtatgtaaggaaaaaaaaatgtaatatagaAAACTGAAGTATTCTTGAAGACAACCCATTGTAGAAGACAAGTtcttcatcactataaccctgtaaCCCTGCTTATAGGATCCCAAAGACCTTCAAGCCTGCTTTATGACAGCCTACAGGTGGTAACACCACAAGCAAGAAGTCACCTTCAAAAAGGATGTAACATCACAGAAAAGAGCACAATGTTGTGAGGAACCTTCGAACTTGAAAAGAACCTACATCACCCCACTCCCACATGGTGCACAGCCTTGAAATTggagttgtttttttttgagATCCTAGAGTCATATAtttatgttctttctttcttttctttcatacttgattgtcatttcccacgttagtgaggaagctccaagaacaaaagaagaaaggccgcatccgcatACATTCATTCTTaagaataatgcaccgaaaccgcaacACCTTGTCCACATTcgcgccccacagacctttccatggtttatccctagACGTTTCACGTGCCTCATTGTTCCACttaactttatcccatgcactccATTTATCCTCCTGCAAGTTCTGGccacaatcgctcaaaacctttttcatcccattcttcaatctccaagttggtctctcccttcttgttccctccacctctgacatatatatcctctttatctacccttcctcactcattctcgccgtGTAACCCCtggaaaaatctgtggggcctggttatggatagggagctgtggttttagtgcattagacatgacagccaGAAAAAGTATATGAGCGGATGCCGCCTTTCCtactctgttcctggcgctgcctttgATGACGCAAGAAAcaggatcaagtatgaaataaaaatatgtaattttctttcttacttatCTGCCATTTTTCCATGTAGTGCCATGTATAGAAAATGAATGGGCCTCATTAGCTTGACATCTatttcctagctgtcatgtatactgtaccaaaacagcctcctatccataa is from Panulirus ornatus isolate Po-2019 chromosome 57, ASM3632096v1, whole genome shotgun sequence and encodes:
- the LOC139766323 gene encoding sodium-coupled monocarboxylate transporter 1-like codes for the protein MALGVLDIVLLTLSVLASAAIGVYYGVKGLRSTPLEYMLGGRSMKPLPLALSMMVGTVSAITIMGNAGEMYAYGTQLWMMDVGIVLALVIVAKVFIPIMHPLHMVSLYEYVERRFKSKWLRQATVVLQLLGGYIFIGFLLYPPSIALQAFTGLPIIANISIIGVTCTLYSAFGGVKAVVYADVFQSLVMIAGVLAIVIQGSTMIGGLDVVWDINYHNHRIEFLNLNLDPYQRHSLWLCVILGFFFTLGTYGVNQSQTQRYFSTGSVTQAQWVLYYAAMGMVFLRALIHLSGLVIYAHFKDCDPLTAPNSIPDPSTVVVKYVLQILTQIPGLTGLFVAAVYAAVLSSISTQLNSMTALLWEDFLKVLPVFKNWSEVKVGGLQKVLVFAAGVLGIVLGLAVSQLGWSFLRALFAINGALSGPLIGLFLTAVYLPWVNIKGASTGFVVSIFLNLWLAFGQLTQPKAPFLPLSRDNCTTPDPVIVTTAEPLNITTIITPTNQTTLAPETTVSDEEMMHPIYSLSYCLNSLWGTLFCIIVAIIVTAVTGANTPEDVEEKLIAPKSWVLFQRSLTLQAKEFFHKKVLRKPSISREENEVKESELDTKDPLQAPVPNNKDDVESRGAV